The following coding sequences are from one Hydra vulgaris chromosome 04, alternate assembly HydraT2T_AEP window:
- the LOC136079685 gene encoding uncharacterized protein LOC136079685, which yields MEREGIERGQSFKISTGGNPLTLTVGTKDNKSSRKFFNQISFQTVMELTSVLESTKNKTKKLISSLRKNLGLSTVVENNVISTMTLLQEEIESKYKIEQENFIWNDEIVTRHVVFIHDTSEFILIKSMVRISINGGQGFFKIIANVFDRTNKNEIYIDSGVKRCFILSIFEDVSKENGN from the exons atggaaCGAGAAGGCATTGAGAGAGGCCAATCCTTTAAAATATCTACAG GTGGAAATCCGTTAACTTTAACTGTTGGAACTAAAGACAATAAATCttctagaaagttttttaatcagATATCATTTCAAACAGTGATGGAATTAACTTCTGTTTTGGAAtcgacaaaaaataaaacaaaaaaactgatATCAAGTCTCCGTAAGAATCTGGGATTATCTACTGTTGTGGAGAATAATGTAATTAGTACGATGACATTATTACAAGAGGAAATtgaatctaaatataaaatagaacaAGAGAACTTTATTTGGAATGATGAAATTGTAACAAGACATGTAGTATTTATCCATGACACTTCTgaatttattcttataaaaagtatGGTACGTATATCAATCAATGGAGGTcaaggattttttaaaataattgcaaatgtatTTGATAGAACCAACAAAAATGAGATTTACATTGACAGCGGAGTTAAAAGGTGTTTTATTCTTTCTATTTTTGAAGATGTAAGTAAAGAAAATGGAAATTAG